The Asticcacaulis excentricus CB 48 genomic sequence CCCTTAAGCAATATGGCCTCGATACTGGTGCTGGCCCGCTGGGGGCAGCCTGAAGGCGAAGATACGGTGGACCGCAGCTTTCGCGGCGTCATGGCGCGCCTGTTTACCAACCCGATCTTCCTGTCGTGTCTGATCGGGCTGGCGCTCAACGTGGTGCGCGCGCCATCCGTGCCGTTTATCGAAAAAGACCTGAAGATGCTGGGCGATGCGGCCATTCCCACGGGCCTCATTCTGGCCGGGGCCGGGCTGAACTTCGCCTATATCCGCAGCCAGCCGCTGCTGGTCGTCGCCACCTCGGCCTTCAAGGTGCTGATCGTGCCGCTGATAAGCTGGGGCCTGTGCCGGCTGTTCGGCGGTGATGCTCTGGCGCAGGGCGTCGCCCTGTGTTGCGGGGCCGCCCCGTGCGCCGCCGTCGCCTATGTACAGGCGCGCCACATGGGCGGGGACGCGCCGCTGATGGCCGGGATCGTGGCGCTGACCACCTCTCTCAGCCTGATCAGCCTGCCCTTCCTGCTGTGGCTCTACCACCTACTTACATAAATTTACACACATCTTCGGGCTGGCAAGGCCGCGGCACGCTTCCTATATCCGATCCGTTCGCCCGCCTCAGCCGTAACGGCTCAAGCCACGCCTTTTCTGCGGCCGAACGCTTCCGATTTTGCAAGGATTTCCCATGACGCTCGCCAAAGCCTATGCCGCGCCTTCGCCCAAGGCCCCGCTCGAACCCTTTACCTTTGAACGCCGCGCCCCCAACGAAGACGATGTGGTCATCGACATTCTCTATTCGGGCGTCTGCCATTCCGACATCCATCAGGTGCGCGACGAATGGTTCCCCGGCATCTATCCGCAGGTGCCCGGCCACGAAATCGTCGGCCGCGTGCGTCAGGTCGGCAAGAAGGTGACCAAATTCAAAGAAGGCGACACGGTCGGCGTCGGCTGCTTCGTTGATTCCTGCGTCAACTGTCAGACGCGCGACGAAGACCGCGAACAGTATCTGCCGGGCCTGATTCAGACCTATAACAATCTGGATGCCGACGGTCAGCCGACCTATGGCGGCTATTCCGACCATATCGTGGTCAAGGAAGGCTATGTGCTGCGCGTGCCGGACCACCTGCCCAAGGACGCTGCCGCGCCGCTTCTGTGCGCCGGGATCACCCTGTGGTCGCCGCTGAAGCACTGGAACGCCGGGCCGGGCAAAAAGGTCGCCATTATCGGTCTGGGCGGTCTGGGCCATATGGGCGTTAAGCTGGCCCACGCGCTGGGGGCCGAGGTCACGGTGCTCAGCCAGTCGCTGGCCAAGAAGGACGACGCCCTGCGTCTGGGGGCCGATCACTACTACCCCACCAATGACGCCGAGACCTTCAAGACTCTGGCGGGCACCTTCGACCTGATCATCAATACGGTGTCAGCCCCGATCGACTGGAACGCCTATCTGGGCCTGCTCAAGGTCGATGGCACAATGGTGCTGGTCGGCGTGCCGGACAACCCCATCCCGGTGCACGCCTTCTCGCTAATCCCCGGCCGTAAGAACCTCGCCGGTTCGATGATTGGCTCGATCAAGGAAACGCAGGAAATGCTCGACTTCTGCGGTGAGCACAACATCGTCTCGGATATCGAGCTGATCGACATTCAGGACATCAACGCCGCCTATGAGCGCGTCATTAAGTCCGACGTGCGCTACCGCTTTGTCATCGACATCGCGTCGCTGAACAAGGCCTAAGGGTCTTTGCACATCGCCGCGGCCTCACGTCGCTGAGGCGGCGGCGATTGCCCCTTCCCTCCCTTTGAGTCGTGGGGTATAGCCGCCCTTTATGACGCGCATTACCCCCCAAGATCCGCAGGTGTTGCTGGAGATGATCCAGTCGCGCCTCTTTCCCTTCCCCAAACGGCATTTCAATGCCGCGCAGGACCTTGATCCGCCCGACATTGTGGCCCTGCTCGATCTGGCCGATGTGTTCGTGGAACTGAACCGGCGGACCAATAAAAAGCTCGACCTGCTCAAGGGGCGCACGCAGGTCAATCTGTTCTTCGAAAACTCGACCCGCACCATGTCATCGTTTGAACTGGCCGGTAAGCGTCTGGGGGCCGATACGGTCAATATGAACCCCCGCACCTCCAGCGTGGCCAAGGGCGAGACCCTGATCGACACCGCGGTGACGCTCAACGCCATGAAGCCTGATCTGCTGGTCGTGCGCCATTCGGCGTCAGGCGCGGCGCAGCTTCTGGGGCAAAAGGTCGGGTGCAGCGTCGTCAATGCCGGCGACGGTCAGCATCAGCACCCCACTCAGGCCCTGCTCGACATGCTGTCGATCCGCCGCGCCTTCGGCCATGTCGATAGCCTGACCGTGGCGATTTGCGGCGATGTCGCCCATAGCCGCGTGGCGCGCTCCAACGTCATCCTGCTCAATGCGATGGGCGCCAATGTGCGCCTCGTCGGGCCGCCGACCCTGATCCCCGGCGATGCCGACGAATGGGGCGTTGAGGTCTACCACGACATGAGGGCCGGGATTACGGGGGCCAATGTGGTGATGATGCTGCGCCTTCAGCTTGAGCGCATGGACGGGGCCTTCATCCCCTCGACCCGCGAATATTTCCGCTATTTTGGTCTCGACCGCGAAAAGCTGGCCGTGGCTGCGCCGGACGTGCGCGTCATGCACCCCGGCCCCATGAACCGCGGCGTCGAAATCGACTCCGAAGTGGCCGATGATCTGTCGATCTCGCTCATTCAGGATCAGGTGGAGATGGGCGTCGCCGCGCGCATGGCCGTTCTGGCCTCACTGGCCGCGCGTCTGGAGACCGACCGATGAAAAGCACTTCTATACCTCCCCAGTTTACTGGGAAGGGGGACCGCACGACGCACAAAGCGCTAGATGCGGTGGTGGGGGCTCTGCCAATCGGCGAAAATCGCGGACAAATGAAGTTTTCCGCGCCCCCCTCCGTCTGCTTCGCTACGCTTGCAGCCACCTCCCCCGGCACGCCGGGGGAGTAAAAACGAGGGCATAATCATGAAACAATCCCAAGCCATAGCCCTTGTGAACGCCCGCCTGATCGATCCGGCCAGCGACTATGATGGCCCGGGCAGCCTGATCCTCACCGAAGGCGTCATTGCCGAGGTGCTGCACACGGCGCACCTGCCGTCGGGTTCCGCCGACATGAAGGTCATCGACTGCGACGGCAAGGTGGTCTGCCCCGGCCTGATCGACCTGCGAGTCAAAACGGGCGAACCGGGGGCCGAGCCTAAGGAGACGCTGAAATCCGCCAGCCGCGCCGCTGCGGCCGGGGGAGTAACGTCGATGGTGGTGCAGCCCGA encodes the following:
- a CDS encoding AEC family transporter, whose amino-acid sequence is MTPDIFINGILPVFLLIALGFGLKVSGFLPPSVWGPIERIAVYVFYPGFLIPAIWHADLSGLSAGPISLAVSTSLALSILIAFALKPVLRLSGPTYTSVFQGLIRFNSFVFLPIATSIFGAQAVGLAAVAMSALIPLSNMASILVLARWGQPEGEDTVDRSFRGVMARLFTNPIFLSCLIGLALNVVRAPSVPFIEKDLKMLGDAAIPTGLILAGAGLNFAYIRSQPLLVVATSAFKVLIVPLISWGLCRLFGGDALAQGVALCCGAAPCAAVAYVQARHMGGDAPLMAGIVALTTSLSLISLPFLLWLYHLLT
- a CDS encoding NAD(P)-dependent alcohol dehydrogenase → MTLAKAYAAPSPKAPLEPFTFERRAPNEDDVVIDILYSGVCHSDIHQVRDEWFPGIYPQVPGHEIVGRVRQVGKKVTKFKEGDTVGVGCFVDSCVNCQTRDEDREQYLPGLIQTYNNLDADGQPTYGGYSDHIVVKEGYVLRVPDHLPKDAAAPLLCAGITLWSPLKHWNAGPGKKVAIIGLGGLGHMGVKLAHALGAEVTVLSQSLAKKDDALRLGADHYYPTNDAETFKTLAGTFDLIINTVSAPIDWNAYLGLLKVDGTMVLVGVPDNPIPVHAFSLIPGRKNLAGSMIGSIKETQEMLDFCGEHNIVSDIELIDIQDINAAYERVIKSDVRYRFVIDIASLNKA
- a CDS encoding aspartate carbamoyltransferase catalytic subunit; translation: MTRITPQDPQVLLEMIQSRLFPFPKRHFNAAQDLDPPDIVALLDLADVFVELNRRTNKKLDLLKGRTQVNLFFENSTRTMSSFELAGKRLGADTVNMNPRTSSVAKGETLIDTAVTLNAMKPDLLVVRHSASGAAQLLGQKVGCSVVNAGDGQHQHPTQALLDMLSIRRAFGHVDSLTVAICGDVAHSRVARSNVILLNAMGANVRLVGPPTLIPGDADEWGVEVYHDMRAGITGANVVMMLRLQLERMDGAFIPSTREYFRYFGLDREKLAVAAPDVRVMHPGPMNRGVEIDSEVADDLSISLIQDQVEMGVAARMAVLASLAARLETDR